From the genome of Neomonachus schauinslandi chromosome 5, ASM220157v2, whole genome shotgun sequence, one region includes:
- the LOC110581005 gene encoding LOW QUALITY PROTEIN: homeobox and leucine zipper protein Homez-like (The sequence of the model RefSeq protein was modified relative to this genomic sequence to represent the inferred CDS: substituted 1 base at 1 genomic stop codon), with translation MVRGWEPPPGPDCAISEGHKSESTMPPNKEASSLNSSPAGLICLPPISEELQLVWTQAAQTSELDGNDHLLQTFSYFPYPSLADIALLCLRYGLQMEKVKTWFMAQCLRCGISWSSEEIEETRARVVYHRDQLHFKSFLSFTHHAGWPPEEVPPSPMRPPEQVGLGIVPLTLSEPTQMKGLKVEPEESSELLSHQKAKEPLMAPGSGTFPHQSDYWQNLQSSGFSKEQAGRGPNQSHGLGSASWNHSTAVHQPHARDKLPPISLLASSCKQESASNMTPPSSSTSSSTFPVLANGATATSKPLQSLGCISQPLSPNEQALPPHLEPAWPQGLRHNSVSGRVGPAEYLSPDMQRQQKTKRKTKEQLAILKSFFLQCQWARREDYHKLEQITGLPRPEIIQWFGDTRYALKHGQLKWFRDNAVPGAPSFQDPAIPKPPPSTRSLSEWAETPPLPNPPPPPDIXPLERYWAAHQQLWESDIPQLSQASRLSTQQVLDWFDSRLPEPAEVVVCLDEEEEEEEEELPEDDEDEEEEEEDEDDDDDVIIQD, from the coding sequence ATGGTGCGAGGCTGGGAGCCGCCGCCCGGGCCGGACTGCGCTATCTCTGAAGGGCACAAATCAGAAAGCACCATGCCTCCTAATAAAGAGGCCAGCAGTCTTAATAGCTCCCCGGCGGGGCTCATCTGCCTCCCTCCAATCTCCGAGGAGCTACAGCTTGTGTGGACCCAAGCAGCCCAGACCAGTGAGCTGGATGGCAATGACCACTTGCTACAAACCTTCAGCTACTTTCCCTATCCCAGTCTAGCAGACATTGCCCTTCTCTGTTTACGCTATGGGCTGCAGATGGAGAAAGTCAAGACTTGGTTCATGGCCCAGTGCCTCCGCTGTGGCATTAGCTGGTCATCTGAAGAAATAGAAGAGACTCGAGCCCGAGTGGTCTACCATCGGGACCAGCTCCATTTcaaatcctttctctcttttactcATCATGCAGGGTGGCCCCCAGAGGAGGTGCCTCCTTCTCCGATGCGACCTCCAGAACAAGTGGGTCTTGGAATAGTGCCCCTGACTCTTAGTGAGCCCACCCAGATGAAAGGATTGAAGGTGGAGCCTGAGGAGTCCTCAGAGCTGCTGAGTCACCAGAAAGCAAAGGAACCCCTGATGGCACCTGGCAGTGGGACATTCCCCCACCAATCCGATTATTGGCAGAATCTTCAAAGCAGTGGCTTCTCTAaggagcaggcaggcaggggtcCCAACCAGTCACATGGCCTAGGTTCTGCTTCATGGAATCACTCCACAGCTGTCCACCAGCCACATGCTCGGGATAAGCTCCCACCAATCTCACTACTTGCTAGTAGTTGTAAGCAGGAGTCAGCATCTAATATgactcctccttcttcctctacctcttcTTCCACTTTCCCGGTACTGGCTAACGGAGCTACTGCCACCTCTAAACCCCTCCAGTCACTGGGCTGTATCTCACAGCCACTGTCACCCAATGAACAGGCACTGCCCCCACATCTGGAGCCAGCCTGGCCCCAAGGGCTAAGACATAACTCAGTATCAGGTAGGGTTGGCCCTGCAGAGTACCTTTCCCCAGATATGCAACGCCAGCAAAAGACCAAGCGCAAAACCAAAGAGCAGCTGGCTatcctcaaatctttttttttacagtgcCAATGGGCACGGCGTGAGGATTACCATAAATTAGAACAGATCACTGGCTTACCTCGACCTGAGATCATTCAGTGGTTTGGTGACACACGCTATGCCTTGAAGCATGGGCAACTAAAATGGTTTCGGGACAATGCAGTACCTGGTGCCCCTAGTTTCCAGGACCCAGCAATTCCCAAACCCCCACCTTCAACCCGCTCCTTGAGTGAATGGGCTGAGACACCACCTCTGccgaaccccccacccccaccggatATATGACCCTTGGAGAGGTACTGGGCAGCCCATCAACAGCTATGGGAAAGTGATATCCCTCAACTGAGTCAGGCATCAAGGCTTAGCACCCAGCAGGTACTGGATTGGTTTGACTCTCGATTACCTGAGCCAGCTGAGGTGGTGGTTTGTCtagatgaagaggaggaagaggaggaggaagaactgCCAGAAGATgatgaggatgaagaggaggaggaggaagacgagGATGACGATGATGATGTGATCATACAGGACTGA